One segment of Pontibacter akesuensis DNA contains the following:
- a CDS encoding T9SS type A sorting domain-containing protein has translation MARTSTLFKFLLGKNTAKLLLLLLFTCMAGYSQAQSGSAVTIFKETVGNAPIDDYALIPDYNAAANFDNDNLSFSGDGIVWEYDVSTGYSGASGGNNISLFDTEQFVISGINTAKYISQSLSFGVFKESTVVPVVEYSVDGQNWTQLTVGAVGNETWQLITLTEDVNKNPIPSVSNLSLRFRGVSNNGGLILFDDFELKGQVEPSSDPVVSSFSPTFGGEGTIVTFYGENLQNTTSVNLGRNSTELISATANEVKVRIKSGITSTFKLTIGSVSVTTVEKFTFIRPSVTYITNSQGVTITEAKQGETITLHGTDLGSTYSVSFGGVTAVPISTSATSVTVVVPEGAVTSKLTVYTNMYGLGYSDVILTILKPTITSLSRTSGRINDGVIINGTRLNIGTYKVYFSGSEAPVEAVISAANADGTSLTVSVPVGAIDGPITVTTDEGTATSQAFDVAIPEIIITGTQEPFSTTVGVASDPQYYTMSGNNLGGGVSMSAPTNFEISVSGENGPWVRGHFFPLEQDGGVSQKLIYVRYVPTSQGSHSGDIVHSSDGVIKNQYVVGNATAAAPLPVEFISFTAAVQSNGVALKWSTASETNNSHFEVEMAVNQKDGFTKVGQVESKVTNSSTKVDYAFIHSLNTSGIRYYRLKQVDLDGTFEYSKVVAVNLESSTSELQVLVSPNPINYNTKVFVTAEEAGEARLVLHSISGQQVYTKSEMLHGGQNEVQLPVYDKLSSGMYVLTVEINGQVRQVRVVKQ, from the coding sequence ATGGCTCGAACTTCTACCCTTTTCAAATTCCTTTTGGGGAAAAATACAGCAAAGCTATTACTGCTGCTGCTCTTTACTTGTATGGCCGGGTATTCTCAGGCGCAATCAGGTAGTGCTGTTACAATTTTTAAGGAAACGGTAGGCAATGCTCCTATTGACGACTATGCTCTTATTCCGGATTATAATGCTGCTGCCAATTTTGACAATGATAATTTGTCTTTTTCAGGAGATGGTATTGTTTGGGAATATGATGTCTCAACGGGCTATAGTGGCGCATCAGGAGGGAATAATATTTCCCTTTTTGACACGGAACAATTTGTAATCAGTGGAATAAATACGGCCAAATATATTAGTCAGAGCCTCTCGTTTGGTGTATTTAAGGAGTCTACTGTTGTTCCTGTAGTGGAATATAGTGTTGATGGGCAGAACTGGACGCAACTAACAGTAGGTGCAGTAGGAAACGAGACTTGGCAATTAATAACACTTACGGAAGATGTCAATAAGAATCCCATCCCTAGCGTAAGCAATTTAAGCTTAAGATTCAGAGGGGTGTCTAATAATGGCGGTTTAATACTTTTTGATGACTTCGAGCTAAAAGGCCAAGTAGAGCCTTCTTCAGATCCCGTTGTTTCAAGTTTCTCTCCTACATTTGGTGGAGAAGGAACAATAGTAACTTTTTATGGTGAAAATTTACAGAATACTACTTCTGTTAATTTAGGGAGAAATAGTACGGAACTTATTAGTGCTACAGCAAATGAAGTAAAGGTTCGTATTAAATCAGGTATAACAAGTACTTTCAAATTGACAATAGGTTCTGTATCAGTTACTACAGTGGAGAAGTTTACTTTTATTAGACCTAGTGTTACTTACATTACCAACAGCCAAGGGGTAACAATAACGGAAGCGAAACAGGGAGAAACAATCACTCTTCATGGAACAGACTTGGGTTCAACATATTCTGTGTCTTTCGGAGGTGTGACCGCAGTGCCTATTAGTACAAGCGCTACAAGTGTAACAGTTGTTGTGCCGGAAGGGGCCGTGACAAGTAAGTTGACTGTATATACAAACATGTATGGTTTAGGTTATTCAGATGTTATCCTTACAATACTAAAGCCAACTATTACCTCTCTTTCTCGAACATCAGGCAGAATTAATGATGGAGTTATCATTAATGGTACAAGACTAAACATTGGTACTTATAAAGTTTACTTTAGTGGAAGCGAAGCACCTGTAGAGGCTGTAATCTCTGCCGCTAATGCTGACGGAACAAGCTTAACTGTTTCTGTGCCGGTAGGGGCTATTGACGGACCAATTACTGTAACTACCGATGAGGGCACAGCCACTTCGCAAGCTTTTGATGTAGCGATACCAGAAATTATCATAACAGGAACGCAAGAGCCATTCAGTACTACTGTGGGTGTCGCTTCTGATCCACAGTACTATACAATGTCAGGAAACAACTTAGGTGGTGGTGTATCAATGAGTGCTCCAACTAATTTCGAAATCTCTGTGTCAGGGGAGAATGGACCGTGGGTTAGAGGTCACTTCTTTCCTCTTGAACAAGATGGAGGCGTTAGTCAAAAGCTAATCTATGTGCGTTATGTACCAACATCACAAGGGTCGCACAGCGGAGATATCGTTCACAGTTCTGATGGAGTAATCAAGAATCAGTATGTGGTAGGCAATGCCACTGCAGCAGCACCTCTCCCAGTAGAGTTCATCTCCTTCACTGCGGCCGTTCAGAGCAATGGCGTGGCTTTGAAGTGGAGCACTGCTTCAGAGACAAATAATTCCCATTTCGAGGTGGAGATGGCGGTTAACCAGAAGGATGGCTTTACGAAAGTAGGCCAGGTAGAAAGCAAGGTAACCAATAGCAGCACGAAAGTAGACTATGCCTTCATTCACAGCCTGAACACCAGCGGCATCCGCTACTACCGCTTAAAGCAGGTAGACCTGGATGGCACGTTTGAGTACAGCAAAGTGGTAGCTGTTAACTTGGAATCCAGCACATCAGAACTGCAGGTGCTGGTGTCGCCAAACCCAATCAACTACAACACGAAGGTGTTCGTAACCGCAGAGGAAGCTGGTGAAGCAAGATTGGTGCTGCACAGCATCTCTGGTCAGCAGGTGTACACGAAGTCTGAAATGCTGCACGGCGGCCAAAATGAAGTGCAACTGCCTGTGTACGATAAGTTGAGCAGCGGCATGTACGTACTGACGGTAGAGATCAACGGCCAGGTACGTCAGGTAAGAGTAGTAAAGCAGTAA
- a CDS encoding T9SS type A sorting domain-containing protein — MASHFKGGQITYKYLGGGQYDMIITGYWDKDAVESIQPYYEGAPKLNTPSLTVSKTLLPDGKTIEHVQKQRLTWSKPGLYQVSWKSCCRINGSNFGSEQNGLFAAVNYNPEAPSSSPQFYDVPIFNFNVDNSINYSLNMEDAEGHEQEYSLEVPFGLSGDPYRLMVRTGFRISNDGTVSWSRPMKGLWLVNVKLREKINGQYTGAFILRDFILNITDSNNKAPLFTQIQPQTVEAGQTFNLEVLAIDAAGQNVSLKASGSVFEKGADFAQIATGNIAKGIFTWTPTTAAIGNYNVQFTATDDNLVPLSSQIIVPITVIPATSLCAVVASAAVEQQPCGETSNGRVRLSGNQGTAPYTYSLDGGQTYQASDLFEGVGSGSYAAVVKDAAGCISQATTVNISAVPLPVVVFNEAEIYVCESAAPFAPAGANPKGGVYESTYIVNGLFNPTLAGPGRHAITYTYTNSNGCSNSATQFVVVNATPVADAGEDKTVFFGYSNYNCTTLTGSATGGNSAYYTYSWSTGETTSSIKVCPTATTTYTLTVTDASGCTSTDEVTVEVVDVRCGNKKKLDKVVVCHKGKPICIAPAAVAAHLAHGDVLGDCSTGSDSSSTVADNAENTEAEAAAEMFLYPNPISDKGQLTLKLKEADFVVLDIVDMNGKVVTKLYEGKAEANQELTFKVNRSIGNKNIYIGRLSTSKGIKFIKLVITQ, encoded by the coding sequence ATGGCTTCACATTTCAAAGGAGGGCAAATAACTTATAAATATTTAGGCGGAGGCCAGTACGACATGATCATTACGGGGTACTGGGACAAAGATGCTGTTGAAAGTATACAGCCTTACTATGAAGGTGCCCCAAAGCTCAACACGCCTTCACTAACTGTTTCCAAGACACTGCTCCCGGATGGTAAAACCATTGAACACGTACAGAAGCAGCGGTTAACCTGGTCTAAACCCGGCCTGTACCAGGTTTCCTGGAAAAGCTGCTGCCGTATCAACGGTTCTAACTTTGGCTCTGAGCAAAATGGATTGTTTGCCGCAGTAAATTATAATCCGGAGGCGCCCAGTTCATCACCACAATTTTACGATGTGCCTATCTTCAACTTTAACGTTGATAATAGCATAAACTATAGCCTTAACATGGAGGACGCTGAAGGTCATGAGCAGGAGTACTCCCTGGAGGTGCCTTTTGGTTTAAGCGGAGATCCGTACAGACTGATGGTCCGAACAGGATTCAGAATCAGCAATGATGGCACAGTAAGCTGGTCAAGACCTATGAAGGGGTTGTGGCTTGTAAACGTAAAGTTGCGCGAGAAAATAAATGGGCAGTACACCGGCGCTTTCATATTACGTGACTTTATACTGAATATTACAGACAGCAATAACAAAGCACCTCTATTTACACAGATACAGCCACAAACTGTGGAGGCAGGCCAAACCTTTAACCTTGAAGTACTAGCCATTGACGCAGCAGGACAAAACGTAAGCCTGAAGGCAAGTGGCTCTGTATTTGAGAAAGGCGCTGATTTTGCACAGATTGCCACTGGAAACATAGCCAAAGGCATTTTCACCTGGACACCGACCACAGCCGCGATAGGCAACTATAATGTACAGTTCACAGCAACTGATGACAACCTGGTGCCGCTTTCTTCACAGATAATTGTTCCAATAACCGTGATTCCTGCTACCAGTTTATGTGCTGTTGTAGCATCTGCTGCAGTAGAACAACAGCCTTGCGGTGAGACCTCGAACGGCAGGGTTCGTTTAAGTGGCAACCAGGGCACAGCACCTTATACTTACTCGCTGGATGGCGGCCAAACCTATCAAGCTTCTGATCTGTTTGAAGGAGTTGGCAGTGGATCATACGCCGCTGTGGTAAAAGATGCAGCAGGATGTATTAGCCAGGCTACTACTGTAAATATCTCTGCAGTGCCGCTTCCTGTAGTCGTATTTAACGAGGCCGAGATATATGTATGCGAGAGTGCGGCTCCGTTTGCACCTGCTGGTGCCAACCCTAAGGGCGGCGTTTATGAAAGTACTTATATAGTGAATGGCCTCTTTAACCCAACACTTGCAGGACCAGGCAGACATGCTATTACATATACATACACCAACAGCAACGGGTGCAGCAACAGCGCTACTCAGTTTGTTGTAGTTAACGCAACTCCGGTAGCTGATGCAGGAGAGGACAAAACAGTTTTCTTCGGGTATAGCAACTATAACTGCACCACTTTAACAGGGAGTGCCACAGGTGGTAACTCTGCCTACTACACCTACAGTTGGAGCACTGGGGAAACAACGTCCTCTATTAAAGTTTGCCCGACTGCCACTACCACATACACACTTACCGTAACAGATGCCTCCGGCTGCACCAGCACTGACGAGGTAACTGTAGAGGTAGTTGATGTACGTTGCGGAAACAAGAAGAAGCTGGACAAGGTGGTTGTTTGCCATAAGGGTAAGCCTATCTGTATTGCACCAGCGGCCGTAGCAGCACACCTGGCGCATGGCGATGTGCTCGGCGATTGCAGCACAGGCAGCGACAGCTCCTCAACAGTAGCTGACAATGCAGAAAACACGGAAGCAGAAGCAGCCGCTGAAATGTTTCTGTACCCTAACCCGATTAGCGACAAGGGGCAACTGACCCTGAAGCTTAAAGAAGCTGATTTTGTAGTACTTGATATTGTAGACATGAATGGCAAGGTGGTAACAAAGCTTTATGAGGGTAAGGCTGAAGCTAACCAGGAACTGACTTTCAAAGTCAACAGAAGCATTGGCAACAAGAACATCTACATCGGCAGACTTTCTACTTCTAAAGGCATTAAGTTTATCAAACTAGTAATAACACAGTAA
- a CDS encoding metallophosphoesterase, which produces MARYALTDIHGCALTFKALVQDQLRLQKADELYVLGDLVNKGPDSKGVIDFILHLRKQHYQVHCLRGNHDQMLLKAVEKGHKALDLTETEEKLVLQSFGIDDVRHLPEKYVTFLHSLPYYLELSDHYLVHAGFDFKQRDIFADRDAMLNIRGYEVNWEELDNKRLLHGHTPTALHIIKKAVAHRSQRLNLDAGCVYYKNAALGNLVALDMDTQELFVQANIDRPYPVARKS; this is translated from the coding sequence ATGGCCCGCTACGCCCTTACCGACATACACGGCTGTGCCCTTACCTTCAAGGCACTTGTCCAGGACCAGCTCAGGCTCCAGAAGGCCGATGAGCTGTACGTGCTTGGCGACTTGGTGAACAAGGGCCCGGACTCCAAGGGCGTGATCGATTTTATACTTCACCTCCGGAAGCAGCACTACCAGGTGCACTGCCTGCGTGGCAACCACGACCAGATGCTGCTGAAAGCCGTTGAAAAGGGGCACAAAGCACTGGACCTAACCGAGACAGAAGAGAAGCTGGTGCTGCAAAGCTTTGGCATCGACGATGTGCGCCACCTCCCCGAGAAGTACGTCACTTTCCTGCACAGCCTCCCCTACTATCTCGAGTTATCCGACCACTACCTGGTGCACGCCGGCTTCGACTTTAAACAGCGCGACATTTTCGCCGACCGCGACGCCATGCTCAACATCCGTGGCTACGAAGTGAACTGGGAGGAACTGGACAACAAACGCCTGCTTCACGGGCACACGCCCACAGCACTGCACATCATCAAAAAAGCCGTAGCGCACCGCAGCCAGCGCCTAAACCTGGATGCCGGCTGCGTGTACTACAAAAACGCCGCGCTCGGCAACCTTGTCGCCCTAGACATGGACACACAGGAGCTGTTTGTTCAAGCAAACATCGACCGCCCCTACCCAGTGGCGCGGAAGAGCTAA